The Hermetia illucens chromosome 2, iHerIll2.2.curated.20191125, whole genome shotgun sequence genomic interval AATGAGATGTTAGAGAGTTGGCATCGGACGGTAAAGGCAGCCATTGTGGGGCGTGATTAGTTGTCCTGGTCGCAGGTCTTGCCTTTCATTCTGTTTGGCCGTCCGCGAAGAGGGTGCGGTCAGTGCTGCTgagctggtgtacggggagaaccttcGATTCTCCGGCGACCTGGTCCTCGACAAAAGAAACGGCCTTGGAGAGACTTCATTATTGCGTCTACTACAAGAGGCCGTTGCCAGATTAAACCCCCCTCTGCCATCTCGTCACACACAGCCGACGGTGCGCACTGCTACGGATCTCGAAGTTTGCACCCACGTTCTGGTGGGGACTGATGTCAACTGGGAGCCGCTGCAGCGACCATACTAGGGCCGCTATAAGGTCTTCGAGCGTGGAGAGCACGATCTCCTTGAATAGGCTGAAGCCTTTCTTCCTAGAAGCAGACGGCACTGGAAGGAAGCGCTCGCCGCAACCCCTTTTAGCTGGGGGTGGAGTGCTGTGGCGGAGCGATACCAGGCACCCGGAGAGTGCCTGACTCGTGGCCGGTTCAAAAAAACCAGGGCTACTTCACAGTCAAGTAGGCCGTGTATTTTTAACTGGTCTCGTCGCTTGCTCTGCTCTCTTCGGGTGCCTGGTATCACCCCGCCATACCggtattgaaatctgctcaaataaaattgacaAAGGTATGTTAATCATTAACCCTTTCCTTTTCTTGTTGTTTTTGCATATGCGATGCTAtgtattggcaagtgaatttttagCCTCTGTCTCAGGTTTATGCGAAACGGTTTGTATGCATTTAACAGCTGGTATTGCGGGGATTTTTGTTGGGGGTGCGCTCAAGCTGGCTCCCGGAAAGTACAGCTGTTTTTTGCTCTCGTGGAGGAGTGCGGTATTGGATAGAATGAGAGCACGGTTTCGGATCGATTGAGGATTGTGTTGTTAAAGGTCGAGGACTGAAGAAGTGGAATTGGAGAAGAGTTGGTAGTCGTTGCGTTTGTGGTTTAAATTAAAAAGTTCTGCAAAAGAAAATGTACGGATTTTTTCAAGCAGTGCGTGTCTAGAAAAAGTTAGTAAGCTGTAATGACGAGGAGTAAGATTCTgcaaaaaaactactaaatgttAATAAGCAATATTTCACAAAAACGGACAAATTGGATTATCCATCACGATCATCGTTCTGCTACAtgatgcaatgctgaccacattgcctcctagtgtaccgttacggtcttgaatgaagtgctctaacacacttcaagaccctgatccaacatggattgttgcgccaacgattattattattattaaatgtgaGGAACTGAAGGGTCCGAAGGGACATTCTACATTCCCGAGCTTGGTTATCGCAAGCgtgagaagatgggacatttcaGTGGAGTTCCAATATTATCGAGCGAACCTTGAAGGTCAACTTCGCCATCTTTTCAGGTTCTTGGGATAGCTATTCTGTTTTGATAGATTCTAGTACTTggaatggtcttttgaccataatccaatctgatctggGAGGTAACCACTTGATCAGAGTAACGAGTTGGGTGACCAAGGCTGACGCAATCCCTCCTGTGCTTTGGTTCATAGTTTGTATGGACGAGATTCTGCGCATATTGAAGAGGAACGGGGTGAAGGTAACGCCGCCGACTTGGAAACAAGGAAACATGTCATCAGTGAAATCATAGACGAAAACGTCGGAAACTGAGTCTTACTaacaaatatgtaaattttgaattttatttgccATGCGATCTTTATGGATATTCTATAAGCGTGAGGAATTACGTAcgaattacatttttttttgccacAGTGGAGAGACAAACATAAAGTCATCTAGGGCCAAAAAAAGATCGATCTATGGcgcgaaatttcaaaattgtgcTGCTGCTTCCAGTAGGGTCTTTCTTTAATTGTCTTCTAAGTGTTTGTATCTCTGAAATAGTCAAGTTCGGGAATATGACAGGGTTTTTTTTGGGCATTTCCGTCTTGTTATGTGCCAAAGTCCCGTATGTGAAGGCATGTTGCATTGGGTTGCACTAGGATACAACTAAGTTTTCCTCTTTCCTACTAAGTTCACCAGACTTTCCTAGGGACTCCTATTATTTAGAGGTATCTCCGTATATTGTGGGCAGGATGCTAAGATTTGTTGTTCATTAATAAAACTGATTAATAATTTTAATGAAGCTAAAAAAGGGGAATATGTAGAactgtgagttggggctgaGTTGTTTGTTGCTAATTTGGAAACTTGCTGTtgtcgaaacgtcaacaacgcgtTGGTTTCGATCATTGGCAATCGAAAAccgattatgattggtttctagaaggGGCGCTCGTAAATGGTATCGATGGTCCCTAGAATGTCCACTTTCTTTAACTCTAGCAAGAATTCCAACACTATAAGCTTCTGGCGCTAAGCAGAGTTAGGAGGTGGGACTCTACATAGTACTCTTGCCAAAGTAATGTAGTAAGCATTCTATGAGCACTTAGATACAATTTAGGAGAGGCTTCCCAAAGGTGACATTCTGATCATGGTGGGTAAGCTTAATGCCAAGATAGGCTCAGACAATACTTTGTtgtaatggggaaacacggtcttggggaCCCTGATGATAATGGTGGGGGTTCGTAGATTTTCCCAGCTTCGcttttggtggcacattgtgcgaggacagacagataggaagGAATCTAACTGACCATTTTGTAgtaagcagtagatttaggagttatcttctgAATGTCCGTAACAAGACAGGCGCTGATATCGGTTGCGAATGGGATTACCATCTGATCGTCGCTCACTTTCGCTTTTGTTTTGCTTCCAttgcttctcgcagggttggaaatTTGCGATCGCCTGAGTTCAAaatcgaccgcttatatgaaccagctgtcgctcgatagAGCAGATACTTTTAACATTCCGCCAGAGATTGCTATCAAAAATGCTCATTTTTCGGGAGCTACGTAGGTTGTTGGCacaaaatctggctgactgcggtaCCATGGCcgcggattgatgaatggaagtgaTTGAAAACTTTATTGATGGCTGGGCGTGACGCTCTAGACATTCGATACCGTGCGGAACGCCGGAAAATCCAAACCTATTACATGTTGTTTCAGATCGAATTTGTTATTGatctggtcagggaagcggaagttgCTCAGATTGCGATGATTTCAGAAGTTTataccgtatcacgaaagaaGTGACACTGattgttaaaattccaaaaaaggcaCTCATTTTGAGTATGATAATTGGAGGTCTATCCGCGTGCTCCCagctgttgcaaagataatagttaaagtaATCCTGAAACGTGTCAAGGAATATATCGACAAGTTGATCGgcagaaagcaggctggtttccactctgGATTCGTCAAGGATGCGTCTTTTCGCCGATAATATTTTTCCTCGGTGACCGGCCACGTTCTTTATGCTGTCTCAGTGAAAGTGGAGGAGTTCAACAGGCCGTCatatatttcctcaaacacatcAACTAgattgatgacatctgtttgctctatcATCGTGTAATATATTTTGATTGAatcgctctggatttggaaagagaagtaagaggagttggactgaagatgaacaTCAAGGTTCTtagtttgacgggtcatcgcaatcggcctatctgcattaatcgaAGGCATTGGTATCTCGAAAGTGTGGTTTCGGTCGACTCTACCACCGAACTGGAGTTCATTCGAGACGTTAGTAATCTGAAAATACGGTTATCTCGACACtatgatcaagttgagactgctctgtgctaatgttccttCTGTGTTGCCATATGGCAAtaatacatggaaagtgacaccATTGTTAAGCCTCTAAGTCTTAGTTAAAGCTTGTCGGTGACGTGTCATCAAGGTATGCTGGCCTGATGCGATTTGGAACAAAGAATTTTGTCGGTCCATAGGCCAGTTATTTCAGGACACTGTCCCGAGATGGCCGGCTAGTGGGTTGTTCCAAAAGCACTTAGCGCAGGACAATAGTGAAGGATTGTCGGGTTCTTGGGGAGTCCTATCAGGGGTTGAGGCGAATTTCAGTGGACCATGTACGATGGACCTAGGCTTGTTTTGCCCGTTATGCTCCACTACGGAGTAAATGGATACCATATAAAAAAGCCCACAAAACCTCTTCCcgtccaaccggaccgaggggcgacgaACCTAAAGATGGGCGGAAAGTGGTTAAGAGATTTATAAATGGTAAATGGAAGACACGCAAATCGAGAATAGTACCTCCTTGGTCCATCTACTATCGTACAGGTATTTGTATAGGTCATCCCAGGCCAAATGTGgctgtatttatttattgatttaatgaaataaattgcTTATTACACTCTGTCCTCAGACTTAGGAgtaagtaaatggcttaccttacgcttaaaactaatgAAGgagatagagtcaaaggactcaAGCTGGAGGGCGTTTTAGGACTGGCATAGCCTTGGAAgcgagtgaaagtaaatctcgagttcCCCGCAGGgttcttcaaaaatgtccgcactacgtgtattatgagaggcggtgcggaaagtaatatccaagTTGACagggcagtccatcagacaattgtagagtttgaaaaaagtacgcatatcaaggaagatacggcgttgctgcagggaggggagattgagagtGCGAAGTCGTGACGGATTGTCAactcgtggaaggttctttttgtaaaagagggtccaggggaatttgcgctgtacaacttcaagagcgcgacagccacggatgcggaagggggaccagactacacagcaatattcaaggatgtttcttgTTCTTGATGTTTAAGAAGAGctaaattgaggtaaagtcggaggagggacGTAGGATAAAACTAGACATCTTGGAAGCTTGATGGTTGATGTCAACGAAATGagaattgaaatgaagtttgtcatcggatcttggaaggaggtcagtagtgcaaggcgttgtccactaagagaataggaaaaggatgttgggaagggtttaagcgagtagcacatcCAGTagtatttgctgacattcagtgttagcttgttgactgaacaccaacgggccaaattatcaaggttggactgcaagagagcacagtccaacggagatgaaacagaggcaaataatttaaggtcgtctgcgtaaagcaaacacgggcaggtgaggatggaggcgaggatATTGATAAAAGGAAGAGTAGGGAGCAAGTATAGACCCTTGGGGAACGCCaggggaaggagagaaggaacgagatgagtaaccatgaaaagaaactctgttGGAACGGTATGGGAGATAGGAGGGAAGCCAGGAAAcgattgagggagggaagtttagtagagagagtttagagaggaaaatattatggtcaacggtatcaaaggctttggaggaGTCAAAGCAACGAAGTTGGCAAAGACCAGAAcatttgaagccgtagatctatgttccacaaaaccatgctgctctttgacaatggtgTGActgaagtgcgcggtcaaccagtcgttagCGTATGTTTCgagaattttggagcaagaggagggaAGAGAGAAGGGGCGGCAGTTCACAGTAAgagtttgttgtagattattcacggggggagggaaatgtgctttctacagttaagaaggaagaggttaggaagcccatcggggccaggttcgACATTGGGGTCGAGGTTACCAATgagaaactcaaccaaggaagccgtaaggagaggaatggtcagagattcggagcagtctgcagttagaagaggAGTGGAGAGTGGAGGGGTCGAGGAAGAAAATTCAGAAgaaaagtaggtgcagagaaggtctcACGATTATTGTGGAGAGTTAGCATTGGAGTCAACCAAACTGATaggagaagggagagattgagtggggATTCCGAGAATTGCGGGTGTGAGATCAAAAGGGTTtaaagttaccgcgggcaagggtggctttgacgctcaataagtaccttttatgcgcttttttaatcattgacttcacaATGACGTGCATgaccttaaagtgagcaagttCGGCATCATTTCTTCCGCACTacatgtttcaggcgaatgttattaagaatctccgttgtgaaccaagttgagtACGAGCGCAGGCaagcaggggaagaagggacaaaacaggagaggagatctgACAGAATATTgtagcttgatcacacgttgagttgcttaatatatttaTCCAGTTGAAAGacactaaagctgagttcagaccgcaTGCGGCTGTATCCTTCATTGCCGGTGTGCTTTCTCcgaacaattatttttttatgcgacatttctccaaaccctaAAAATTTACGTACATGAATACTTATCGTTCGATTCAATAATACAACTGATGACTTTTAGTCTAATGAACGTTAAATAATCAACACTAACTGCAAactttttttcagtgcaagtcAAATGAAGGTGTAGAAGCAGTTAAATATGCAATTGACAAAGGCTATCGCCATTTTGATACAGCATACGCTTATGGAAATGAAAACGACGTTGGTACCGCCATAAAGGAGAAAATTTCGGAAGGAGTTGTTAAGCGTGAGGACATTTTTGTAACAACGAAAGTATAAATTCACTTCAAACTAGACCAGAATCAAATAGATAATCATAATTTTTCACTTTGCAGTTATGGTGTACCTATCATGAACCCTCCAGGGTCGAAGATGCCTGCCGTAAGTCCTTAGAAAACCTAGGACTAGATTACATCGATttatatttaattcattttccCATTGGATTCGTTTATGTTGATGACAAGACGCTGATTCCTTATAGAGAAGGCACTTCTTCTATCTTAACCAAGTATGACGCTGCACTTAtggtatttataaataaattatttataagGCTGAATTATAGTGATGTTGACTATCTGGATACGTGGAAAGCGATGGAGTCACTTGTGAAAAAAGGATTGGTGCGGAGTGTTGGGTTGTCGAATTTTAATGCCGAACAAATAGAACGAGTGCTGAAGAATTGTGAGATAAAGCCAGTAACAAATCAAGTGGGTCCCATAAAGTGGTGCTTAAAATTTGTAGAAGCACTTAACTCATCAACTCTAGATACTGAATATTTTTGCATTTGAGGACAACATCTTTGTTGGATTTTTGATTGCAGGTCGAGTGCAGCATCGAACTAAATCAAAAGAAGTTAATTGAATTTTGTAGACAACGTGACATAGTCATCACTTCCTATTGTCCACTAGGACGGCCAAATCCCAGCGAAAGGAAACCATCTTTCTTATTTGAGAATCCAACGAAGGCTATTGCTGAGAAACATAAGAAAACTCCAGCACAAATTGCTTTACGTTATGTGGTAATTCGATTATCTCCAGAAAATATTGGTATCTTGTGTTAACATATTATTAACGTTTCAGTTTCAACTTGGCACAGTGCCAATCCCGAAATCTGTGACCAAGTCAAGAATTGATGAGAACATTgacattttcgattttgaacttTCTTCCGACGAGATGAAAGTATTGGATAAACTGCACACTGGAAACCGCGCTGGAACCTTTGTCAAAATTGTTGATAGTGATCATCCCTATTTTCCATTTAAAGCTGAGTTTTAATGTTgtcattatattattttttgatatttatcattgtgtaaaattaaaaacaaaaaaatcaccaTTGTATTGAAGTAAATGAGCAAATAAATGTCAAATTTAAAGCCATGTTGTTTATCTAGTCTAGGCGATCGTTTAAATCATATGTGCCTGGCGTGGTTTGTTACTCTGATTCTGATTTTCTTTAtaagaagtggaaatcttcaaaaggctaaCCTCAGGGTTCACGATTcctgagagtgtgggatttttactcactaaaaccacctctcgccaAGCTACGACTGAGATTTCTCCATCCAGCagttttctttgcatatttagcTTCCGTTTTTATTGGCACATGACTCTGTGGTTCACCCCAGCACTTTGGTTGGCATCCCCGAGGACCTAGCTGTTCCAAAGTAGCTTATATCTTTAGGGGtcctttatgttagcaagtcgtTTCGCTTTACTCTTTTCATTCGTCTTATTATATCAGCGATATCCGCCAATTTTTAGACTTCGTTATTCTTACGTGATCGTAGTCGGTGGCTATGTTTAATAGCTTGATCTTTGATGACTTTGCTAACCAATTGTACTTTCAGGCCtctatgcagatcctcattatGAATGAATTAGGGAGCATCTACTAcgcttctaagcactttattttggaacggtTGTATGACCTTTAGGTTTGATTCTTTGTCACAGTCAGCGAGCTGGATGCGGTAAAGATGATCGCacaaccatcctgagtggccaaaGAGAATCTAGAGGgaggagctatcccaaaaatctaaaaagttggcgaaatggACCGTGAAGGTTCCTCGGCAAATAGCCCCATCGGAGCGTTTTTTCGACATGTACTCGCACGCTTCTGTGCTACCCAGTCTTGGGAATGTTGGGGGGGTCCACATGGCCCACATGTCATTACACAAATTTCACgtatctataccgatgcgtgggtccgcaccgggtCTGGAAAATAACCGCACAAACATAGGGATTCGCGTATGCCTAACGAGTttaagaaaaatctgaaaagtgaaaataaacaaagaacGAAGGAACCttactttataaaaaaaaaaacaaatgtagTGGCAGAGTTTTTGCTTAAGAATTCAAATTACAATTCAGCTCATTCTACATCTAATTCTTAATTTCTTGTTGAAAAGTGCATATTTTAACTGAATCGCATCCGGCATGTGTAGGAATTAAGCAAATTATTATACAAGTAATAAGAAAATTTAGATTGACAGAAAAATGGAAATTCGAGGATGAAATTGAATATGCCGTGCATGTATATGCGTCCTATAGTATGTAAGTGTTAGGCGGATGATGGCGTAACTCTCAtgtggagccgtaaatctccggacccAAGTGCTCCGATcgaaggggaagatccacgacggatcacagtctcgacccctatttcttctgcctcagatatttATTGAGGCGTGGTCTCCGAGGtttcctcccttccttgacaccCTCAGGCCATTTTTCTGCAGGGGGACCTTATATGGAAGTTTGTGTGGTAAGGAGGGGGAGAGAAGAAGGAAGTCCTCAAGTTAAAAGAATTTAATTAGAATTCATGATATGGGATATATACCACGTAACATTTAGGATGGAAAGCGGCTCTCCCAccgtgcagctagaaatctcactgaggtccccaaagtatGGTTTAACCAGTGTCTGattagcctgactctagctagagctggacaatcgcagggGAAGTGCCTAAGGGTTTTCCCGCTCTCCCTTTCTCCACAGTTTCGGTAATGCGAATTGCAAGGTATGTCGAGCCTGGCAGCATGGTCCCTTTTAGGccaatgccccgtgcagaccgccgtaatcttgtatgcatttgcatgtgtctggcacaggagctctcgtgaccgGGCAATGttttaagcgggccaaatccgcCTCTATTTGACACAGGTGGTAAGCCCTCGCCATCTAAGGCCACGGTTGCTAAGTAGTTCGAGAAGACTCCGcctttgacagtcgccagccaGACTCCGACTGTACCAGCCGAAACACTGCCAAGagtagagccttgcctggccaatccgtcagcccgctcactttcatctatgttcctatgcccgggaacccagaggatggTGACCTTGAGCCTGCCGCTCAGACTATTccgcgcgtttctgcactgctccaACAGCCTGAAGGacgtcgtcgctgagtacaaggccttaatggccgcttagcTATCGATCAGAATGGTTATGCTACGCTTGGGGcacggatcatgctccagccatcgatagaTTTCCAGTATCGTCACTGGCGAATCTGGGAgatcatacgactcggatacactatgtgtattcgagaaaactcctgcaccgactccacagaccatttttgatccaCCGGTAAAGAATACTATGTCATAAACTTGCAACACGTacaaagtccacagcaaagtttatagtaaagttcagcttgcgtataGCATAGTCTGTGGGGAAtgctcagatttcccgaggtacttcgtctaggatgttactatggccgtagggcttcgctgtccagcatccgaactcacgtagtctgatggcGCTTCAccctacaacgtatttaatgtggagctctagagggaggagatgcaggagtaaattgtgagcatctgccgggcaggactgcagagcgccAGTAGTATttgcacacgtggttctttgaatcctattaagcttcgttctgaaagcctgccaccatacaataaagccgtacgtcaggattggGCGCAAGCAGTggtgaacatccagagaaccatcctcggccggagaccccattcccTCACGaaagttctcttgcaggcatgaAAGGCTATACATGCCTTCATAACTTTCAGTTTTATGTTCAATCTCAAATTTAGTTTTGCAACCAATGGAGGAAAAAAACAATCTctgttcattcagccatggtaggtggaattcaggtactcttgtcttggtagtgaatagcatcagttccgtctTGGTTGGGTCTATGCCGAGTTCGCATCTTTTGACCCACAAGCACACCTCTCCCAACACTCCTTCCATAATGTCACTCAAAATGTAAGGAAACATCCCTAATATTAACATCACCGAAtcttcggcatacgccaccaccttcactacgctactgtccaatattcgcaaaatttctTTCATCACTATTAACTAGAGCACTAGAGAGATGGCACCATCctagggcgtgcctctgttcacagcttcgGTCAAGTGGCTGCcttccagatccgactggattatcctggttcttagcatatatattatccaatatatccgtctgtccgtttgtccgacTGTTCATTTgtgcgtctgtccgtctgttcgtctgtccctctgtccgtctgtcgctgatagatttcgtcgttatataagctacggaatcatccatcctcatgtagggggtaaaaattctttggaggattcttctttcgaacgcggccatgagctcgcaatttttcttgttaagaacccaggtctccggagaatacatgaggattggcaagatcattgtcttgtacagtaagagctttgaccttatggtgagacgtttcgagcggaacagtttttgtaagctgaaataggcttttttGGCACCCAACaatcgtgtgcggatttcatcgttacagttgttatcggttgtgattttcaatcctagatacgagaaattttcaacggtctcaaaattgtaggctcctatctttattctttccttttgaccagtgcgatttgatgtttttggttgcttggtgctgacattgccaccagatattttgt includes:
- the LOC119649550 gene encoding 1,5-anhydro-D-fructose reductase-like isoform X3, giving the protein MASAPKVKLNNGLEMPAFGLGTLMCKSNEGVEAVKYAIDKGYRHFDTAYAYGNENDVGTAIKEKISEGVVKREDIFVTTKLWCTYHEPSRVEDACRKSLENLGLDYIDLYLIHFPIGFVYVDDKTLIPYREGTSSILTNDVDYLDTWKAMESLVKKGLVRSVGLSNFNAEQIERVLKNCEIKPVTNQVECSIELNQKKLIEFCRQRDIVITSYCPLGRPNPSERKPSFLFENPTKAIAEKHKKTPAQIALRYVFQLGTVPIPKSVTKSRIDENIDIFDFELSSDEMKVLDKLHTGNRAGTFVKIVDSDHPYFPFKAEF
- the LOC119649550 gene encoding aldo-keto reductase family 1 member B1-like isoform X2, which gives rise to MEGIPKVKLNNGLEMPGFGLGTYMCKSNEGVEAVKYAIDKGYRHFDTAYAYGNENDVGTAIKEKISEGVVKREDIFVTTKLWCTYHEPSRVEDACRKSLENLGLDYIDLYLIHFPIGFVYVDDKTLIPYREGTSSILTKYDAALMVFINKLFIRLNYSDVDYLDTWKAMESLVKKGLVRSVGLSNFNAEQIERVLKNCEIKPVTNQVECSIELNQKKLIEFCRQRDIVITSYCPLGRPNPSERKPSFLFENPTKAIAEKHKKTPAQIALRYVFQLGTVPIPKSVTKSRIDENIDIFDFELSSDEMKVLDKLHTGNRAGTFVKIVDSDHPYFPFKAEF
- the LOC119649550 gene encoding aldo-keto reductase family 1 member B1-like isoform X1 yields the protein MASAPKVKLNNGLEMPAFGLGTLMCKSNEGVEAVKYAIDKGYRHFDTAYAYGNENDVGTAIKEKISEGVVKREDIFVTTKLWCTYHEPSRVEDACRKSLENLGLDYIDLYLIHFPIGFVYVDDKTLIPYREGTSSILTKYDAALMVFINKLFIRLNYSDVDYLDTWKAMESLVKKGLVRSVGLSNFNAEQIERVLKNCEIKPVTNQVECSIELNQKKLIEFCRQRDIVITSYCPLGRPNPSERKPSFLFENPTKAIAEKHKKTPAQIALRYVFQLGTVPIPKSVTKSRIDENIDIFDFELSSDEMKVLDKLHTGNRAGTFVKIVDSDHPYFPFKAEF